From Humisphaera borealis, the proteins below share one genomic window:
- a CDS encoding HAD family hydrolase, which produces MSAPATRIRNFSVTALLGMVAVATTTIARAADPLPSWNHGSARQSIITFVERVTKESSPDFVPVADRIAVFDNDGTLWSEQPMYVQLAFVLDRVRQLAPQHPEWKEKEPFKSVLAGDLKAIAAAGETGLMELLAATHGGMTAEQFDKIVIDWIAAARHPKYARPYTQCVYRPMVELIAFLKANGFKVYIVSGGGVEFMRPWTAAVYGVPPEQVIGSSIKTRYEVGADGRPVIVRLPEIDFIDDKAGKPVAIHKVIGKRPIAAFGNSDGDFEMLEYVTSGPGLRLGVLVHHDDAEREVAYDRKSHIGRLERGLDEAARRSWTLISMKADWKSVFPSPTPDQ; this is translated from the coding sequence ATGAGCGCTCCAGCAACCCGCATTCGAAACTTCAGCGTCACCGCGCTTCTTGGCATGGTCGCTGTCGCAACGACGACCATTGCCCGAGCTGCCGATCCACTTCCGTCATGGAACCACGGGTCTGCCAGGCAGTCCATCATCACGTTCGTCGAGAGGGTGACAAAGGAAAGCTCACCGGACTTCGTTCCGGTCGCCGACCGCATCGCCGTGTTCGACAACGACGGCACGCTATGGTCCGAGCAGCCGATGTACGTGCAACTCGCATTCGTCCTCGACCGCGTCAGGCAGCTCGCACCACAACACCCGGAGTGGAAGGAAAAGGAGCCGTTTAAGTCCGTCCTCGCCGGCGATCTAAAGGCGATCGCGGCCGCGGGTGAAACGGGTCTGATGGAATTACTTGCCGCGACGCATGGCGGCATGACGGCGGAACAGTTCGACAAGATCGTCATCGACTGGATCGCCGCCGCCCGACACCCGAAGTATGCGCGGCCCTATACCCAGTGCGTCTATCGGCCCATGGTCGAATTGATCGCGTTTCTCAAGGCGAACGGTTTCAAGGTTTACATCGTCTCCGGGGGCGGGGTGGAGTTCATGCGTCCCTGGACGGCAGCCGTCTACGGGGTTCCGCCGGAACAGGTGATCGGCAGCAGCATCAAGACTCGATATGAGGTTGGGGCTGATGGCAGGCCGGTGATCGTCCGGTTGCCGGAGATCGATTTCATCGACGACAAGGCCGGCAAGCCGGTCGCCATTCACAAGGTCATCGGCAAGCGACCGATCGCCGCCTTCGGCAATTCCGATGGCGATTTTGAGATGTTGGAGTATGTCACCAGCGGACCCGGCCTGCGGTTGGGCGTTCTCGTGCATCACGACGACGCCGAACGAGAGGTGGCCTACGACCGCAAATCACATATAGGCAGGCTGGAACGCGGCCTCGACGAAGCCGCTCGGCGGAGTTGGACGCTAATCAGTATGAAGGCGGATTGGAAGAGCGTTTTCCCCAGTCCAACGCCTGACCAGTAA
- a CDS encoding arylsulfatase yields MRPKPLSRVLCLFALLLSAWVLAVPASAQQLGPKKPNILVVWGDDVGYWNISMNNQGMMGYKTPNIDRIAKEGANFTDWYGQQSCTAGRACFLTGQVGFRTGLLKVGLPGAKEGLQARDVTIAQLLKAQGYTTAQFGKNHLGDLDEHLPTAHGFDEFFGSLYHLNAEEEFENPDYFKDPALVKKFATRGVIHTWANPDGTQKIESTGPLGKKRMETIDEEVTKATLDYLEKAKKSDKPFFLWWNSTRMHIHTHLKKESEGKTGLGVYADGMVEHDGHVGQILDKLKELGLEENTIVMYSTDNGAEKASWPDGGVSPFRGEKNTNWEGGYRVPCAIRWPGVIKPGTVHNDIFAHEDMLPTLLAAAGVPDVKEQLLKGMKVGDKTFKVHLDGYNVTDALAGKVASPRKEFFYFNDDGSLVGLRYEQWKVVFAEQRAHGFDVWQEPFVQLRVPKVFNIRMDPFEESGHAWDNWKWRIDRAFLLVPAQQYVGKFLGTFQEFPPSQKGGSFSLDSVLQSLQKGHGDK; encoded by the coding sequence ATGCGGCCAAAACCGTTGTCTCGCGTCCTCTGCCTGTTTGCATTGCTCCTGTCTGCGTGGGTTCTTGCGGTGCCGGCGTCGGCCCAGCAACTGGGTCCGAAGAAACCCAATATTCTGGTCGTTTGGGGCGACGATGTCGGCTACTGGAACATCAGCATGAACAACCAGGGGATGATGGGCTACAAGACGCCCAACATCGACCGCATCGCCAAGGAAGGCGCCAATTTCACCGACTGGTACGGCCAGCAAAGCTGCACCGCCGGCCGGGCCTGCTTCCTCACCGGTCAGGTCGGTTTCCGCACCGGCCTGCTCAAGGTCGGACTTCCCGGCGCGAAGGAAGGCCTTCAGGCGCGCGATGTCACGATCGCGCAGCTCCTCAAGGCCCAGGGCTACACGACCGCCCAGTTCGGCAAGAACCACCTCGGCGATCTCGACGAGCACCTGCCGACCGCACACGGGTTCGACGAGTTCTTCGGCTCGCTCTACCACCTCAACGCCGAGGAAGAGTTCGAAAACCCCGACTACTTCAAAGACCCGGCACTTGTGAAGAAGTTCGCTACCCGCGGCGTGATCCACACCTGGGCCAACCCCGACGGAACGCAGAAGATTGAATCGACCGGGCCGCTGGGCAAGAAGCGCATGGAGACCATCGATGAAGAGGTCACCAAGGCCACGCTCGACTACCTCGAGAAGGCCAAGAAGTCGGACAAGCCGTTCTTCCTCTGGTGGAACTCCACCCGGATGCACATCCACACGCACCTGAAGAAGGAGTCCGAAGGTAAGACCGGCCTGGGCGTATATGCCGACGGCATGGTCGAGCACGATGGGCACGTCGGCCAGATCCTCGACAAATTGAAAGAGCTGGGCCTCGAAGAGAACACGATCGTCATGTACTCCACCGACAACGGTGCCGAGAAGGCCAGTTGGCCCGACGGCGGCGTTTCGCCGTTCCGCGGGGAAAAGAACACCAACTGGGAAGGCGGCTATCGGGTTCCGTGCGCCATCCGCTGGCCCGGCGTCATCAAGCCCGGCACCGTTCACAACGACATCTTCGCCCACGAAGACATGCTCCCCACGCTCCTGGCGGCGGCGGGCGTGCCCGATGTGAAGGAGCAACTCCTCAAGGGGATGAAGGTCGGCGACAAGACGTTCAAGGTTCACCTCGACGGCTACAACGTCACCGACGCACTGGCGGGCAAAGTGGCCAGCCCTCGCAAGGAGTTCTTCTACTTTAACGACGACGGCTCGCTGGTAGGCCTGCGATACGAGCAATGGAAGGTTGTCTTCGCCGAACAACGCGCCCACGGCTTTGATGTCTGGCAGGAGCCCTTTGTGCAGCTGCGCGTCCCGAAGGTCTTCAACATCCGCATGGACCCCTTCGAAGAGTCCGGGCACGCGTGGGACAATTGGAAGTGGCGTATCGATCGCGCCTTTCTGCTGGTCCCGGCGCAGCAGTACGTCGGCAAGTTCCTCGGCACGTTCCAGGAGTTCCCGCCGAGCCAGAAGGGCGGCAGCTTCTCGCTGGACTCGGTGCTGCAGTCGTTGCAGAAGGGCCACGGCGACAAGTGA
- the accB gene encoding acetyl-CoA carboxylase biotin carboxyl carrier protein produces the protein MAKKKPVKSPDPAKSKSSAGASSSPMDVDLLEQIVKLMSANDLNTVDLRDGGKRVILRRGAVAGPAVQYAMSPAPVMSAPASSAGAPSGPAAPAADDDAGLVPIKSEMVGTFYASPKPGAKAFVNIGSAVVKDESDVCILEAMKTFNTMKSSVTGTIAKVLVQDGQSVQFDQPLFLVKPA, from the coding sequence ATGGCTAAAAAGAAACCTGTAAAGTCGCCGGATCCGGCAAAGAGCAAATCATCGGCTGGCGCTTCCAGCAGTCCGATGGACGTCGATCTGCTCGAACAGATCGTCAAGCTGATGAGTGCCAACGACTTGAACACCGTTGACCTGCGGGACGGCGGCAAGCGTGTCATTCTGCGACGCGGAGCGGTAGCCGGGCCGGCCGTCCAGTACGCCATGAGCCCTGCACCCGTGATGAGCGCTCCCGCGTCGTCAGCTGGTGCGCCCTCCGGACCCGCCGCGCCGGCCGCCGACGACGATGCCGGCCTGGTTCCGATCAAGAGCGAGATGGTCGGCACGTTCTACGCCTCGCCCAAGCCGGGTGCCAAGGCGTTCGTGAACATCGGGTCGGCCGTGGTGAAGGATGAGTCCGACGTATGCATCCTTGAGGCGATGAAGACCTTCAACACCATGAAGTCGAGCGTGACAGGGACGATCGCCAAGGTGCTCGTGCAGGACGGCCAGTCGGTGCAGTTCGATCAGCCTCTGTTCCTCGTGAAGCCGGCCTGA
- the accC gene encoding acetyl-CoA carboxylase biotin carboxylase subunit, whose product MFSKILIANRGEIALRIIRACRELGIQTVVVHSTADADAAYLKMADQAICIGGAPSVESYLKIDRIIAAAEISDVDAIHPGYGFLSEKSHFAEVCRACKIEFIGPSVAAMKAVGDKVACKNLAKKAKVPTIPGSEGAVEDEKEALKIAREIGYPVIIKASAGGGGRGMRQAHNDVSLQAGFRAAQAEAEAAFKDSTVYIEKYVEFGRHVEVQVLADNHGNAVHLWERDCSMQRRHQKLVEESPCPVLDPKTRKALCESAVRLVKEAGYTNAGTVEFLVDKEQNFYILEVNARIQVEHPVTEMVTGIDLIKQQIMIAAGEKLPFKQDQIPQNGCAIECRINAEDPTKNFVPSPGKIQELRLPGGPGVRLDTHVYAGYTIPPNYDSMIGKLIVHRPTRLEAIATMKRALSEFHISPIKTTIPLHLQILDNPNFLSGDVDTGFIERVMLAK is encoded by the coding sequence ATGTTTTCCAAGATCCTCATCGCGAACCGGGGTGAAATTGCCCTGCGAATCATCCGGGCCTGCCGGGAGCTCGGTATTCAGACCGTCGTCGTGCACAGCACGGCCGACGCCGATGCCGCGTATCTGAAGATGGCCGACCAGGCGATCTGCATCGGCGGCGCGCCGTCCGTCGAGAGCTACCTCAAGATCGACCGCATCATCGCCGCCGCCGAGATCTCCGACGTCGACGCGATCCATCCCGGTTACGGCTTCCTCTCTGAAAAGTCGCACTTCGCCGAGGTCTGCCGCGCCTGCAAGATCGAGTTCATCGGACCCAGCGTCGCGGCGATGAAAGCCGTCGGCGACAAGGTGGCCTGCAAGAACCTGGCGAAAAAGGCCAAGGTGCCGACCATCCCCGGCTCCGAAGGCGCCGTCGAAGACGAGAAGGAAGCCCTCAAGATCGCCCGCGAGATCGGGTATCCGGTCATCATCAAGGCCAGTGCCGGCGGCGGCGGGCGCGGTATGCGCCAGGCACATAACGACGTCAGCCTGCAGGCCGGTTTCCGTGCCGCCCAGGCCGAGGCCGAGGCCGCGTTCAAAGACAGCACGGTCTACATCGAGAAGTACGTCGAGTTCGGTCGGCACGTCGAAGTTCAGGTACTCGCCGACAATCACGGCAACGCCGTCCACCTGTGGGAGCGCGATTGCTCCATGCAGCGCCGGCACCAGAAGCTGGTCGAAGAATCCCCCTGCCCGGTGCTGGATCCCAAGACCCGCAAGGCACTGTGCGAGTCGGCGGTCAGGCTCGTGAAAGAAGCCGGTTACACCAACGCTGGTACCGTGGAGTTCCTCGTCGACAAGGAGCAGAACTTCTACATCCTGGAAGTGAATGCACGTATCCAGGTCGAACACCCTGTCACTGAGATGGTCACCGGAATCGACCTGATCAAGCAGCAGATCATGATCGCTGCCGGTGAGAAGCTGCCTTTCAAGCAGGACCAGATTCCGCAGAACGGCTGCGCGATCGAGTGCCGCATCAACGCCGAGGATCCGACGAAGAACTTCGTCCCCAGCCCCGGCAAGATCCAGGAGCTGCGATTGCCCGGCGGCCCCGGCGTGCGGCTCGATACCCACGTCTACGCCGGCTACACGATCCCGCCGAACTACGACAGCATGATCGGCAAGCTGATCGTGCACCGCCCGACCCGGCTCGAGGCAATCGCGACGATGAAGCGCGCCCTGAGCGAGTTCCATATCTCTCCGATCAAGACGACGATCCCGCTGCACCTGCAGATCCTGGACAACCCCAACTTCCTGAGCGGAGACGTGGATACGGGCTTCATCGAGCGGGTGATGCTGGCAAAGTAG
- a CDS encoding 6-phosphofructokinase, which produces MSKPNAVIGQSGGPTSVINQSLVGVVQAVQQSSHIGKLLGARHGVRGIVNGDFIELNGASQDLLERVAQTPAAALGSTRDKPDAAYCEKIFESFKKNDVRFFFYIGGNDSADTARIVQELAAANKYDLQVFHIPKTIDNDLRVHDHTPGFGSAAKFVASAIMGDDYDNKSLPGIKIDVIMGRHAGFLTAASVLGRKYENDGPHLVYVPEAPVTEEKFLADVDAVYKRLGRCLVAVSEGLSVPEKDKKGHWVTWAEKLAANIERDSHGNLNLAGTGLGDHLANLITTKLTPAGGKKLRVRSDTFGYLQRSFPGLAVSSVDAAEGRMVGKTAVEYSKDEAKREGSIAMQRAQGKYEITTIFTSIKNVARETKDLAPEYISKDGNDITKAFVDYAMPIVGSLPVVGSLSELKK; this is translated from the coding sequence ATGAGCAAACCCAACGCAGTCATCGGCCAGTCCGGCGGGCCTACCTCCGTCATCAATCAGTCCCTCGTCGGCGTCGTCCAGGCTGTCCAGCAGTCGTCGCACATCGGCAAGCTGCTCGGCGCCCGCCATGGCGTGCGCGGCATCGTGAACGGCGATTTCATCGAGCTCAACGGCGCATCGCAGGACCTGCTCGAGCGCGTCGCCCAGACCCCCGCCGCTGCCCTCGGCAGCACGCGCGACAAGCCCGATGCCGCCTACTGCGAAAAGATCTTCGAAAGCTTCAAGAAGAACGACGTCCGGTTCTTCTTCTACATCGGCGGCAACGACTCGGCCGACACCGCCCGCATCGTTCAGGAGCTGGCGGCGGCGAACAAGTACGACCTTCAGGTCTTCCACATCCCCAAGACGATCGACAACGACCTTCGCGTGCACGACCACACGCCGGGCTTCGGCAGCGCGGCGAAGTTCGTCGCGTCTGCGATCATGGGCGACGACTACGACAACAAGAGCCTGCCGGGCATCAAGATCGACGTCATCATGGGCCGCCACGCCGGCTTCCTGACGGCGGCGTCGGTCCTCGGTCGCAAGTACGAGAACGACGGCCCGCACCTGGTCTACGTCCCCGAAGCGCCGGTGACCGAAGAGAAGTTCCTCGCCGACGTCGACGCCGTCTACAAGCGGCTCGGCCGATGCCTGGTCGCCGTCTCCGAAGGCCTCAGCGTGCCGGAGAAGGACAAGAAGGGCCACTGGGTCACCTGGGCCGAGAAGCTGGCGGCGAACATCGAGCGCGACAGCCACGGCAACCTGAACCTCGCCGGCACCGGCCTCGGCGACCACCTGGCAAACCTCATCACCACTAAGCTCACGCCCGCCGGCGGCAAGAAGCTTCGCGTGCGGTCCGACACGTTCGGCTACCTGCAGCGCAGCTTCCCGGGCCTGGCCGTCAGCTCCGTCGATGCCGCCGAAGGCCGCATGGTCGGCAAGACCGCGGTCGAGTACAGCAAGGACGAAGCCAAGCGCGAAGGCTCGATCGCCATGCAGCGGGCGCAGGGCAAGTACGAGATCACGACCATCTTCACCAGCATCAAGAACGTGGCCCGAGAGACCAAGGACCTCGCCCCCGAGTACATCAGCAAAGACGGCAACGACATCACCAAGGCATTCGTCGATTACGCGATGCCGATCGTGGGATCGCTCCCGGTAGTGGGCTCGTTGAGCGAGCTGAAGAAGTAG
- a CDS encoding heparinase II/III domain-containing protein — MNVIRLIVAAALLALGPTVSAQEKPAAERLATERPAAADILPKIKKAHPRLLATTDDFARLKELAANPKVAPTLTAVRRQADALLSEPPSKYEIRDGKRLLYVSREVKEHVLSLGLVYHMTADRKYADRLWAEVDAVSKFPDWNPRHFLDTAEMTFAMAIAYDWLFDTWTPAQRATLRGAILKLGLEPALKIYRAPSGGFARMEHNWNQVCNGGILTGALAISEDEPAVAGEILERAIASLPLAMEHFAPDGAWGEGPGYWDYATEYNVYALAALRTAVGTDYGLSAMQGFSTTGDAPLAFTGPLGLTFNYADAKPGFSGAPQLFWLATAFNQPDYAVFQSGYASSKPTALDVLWGAAWMARDPGMSNRPLDRLFRTDHVAYLRSAWDDPKALFVGFKGGDNKVNHGQLDLGSFVIDALGQRWAIDPGPDDYNRPGYFGPNRWLFYRCRAEGNNCFILNPDAEPDQSPMAVGPIDRFYSDAGRGSAVVDLTAAYARHATSARRGLAMLDRKQVLIQDEIKADKPFKYAWFMHTGAKVAIAADGKTATLTQGGQTLTARLVGPANAKFTVTQARPLPTSPPEPPAAVRPMLGKVTDLAEVRKLTVQIDGVSDLQVAVLLEPGPAAAAAPPALTPLSQWPGALR, encoded by the coding sequence ATGAACGTCATTCGCTTGATCGTTGCGGCAGCTTTGCTCGCGCTGGGCCCGACCGTGTCGGCCCAGGAAAAACCCGCCGCCGAGAGACTCGCCACCGAGAGACCTGCCGCCGCCGACATCCTGCCGAAGATCAAGAAAGCTCATCCCCGGCTGCTCGCGACAACCGATGACTTCGCGCGGCTGAAAGAGCTCGCTGCCAATCCGAAGGTCGCCCCTACTCTGACTGCCGTCCGCCGCCAGGCCGATGCCCTTCTGAGCGAACCGCCCAGCAAGTACGAGATTCGCGACGGCAAACGGCTGCTCTACGTCAGCCGTGAGGTCAAGGAACACGTGCTGTCCCTGGGCCTCGTCTACCACATGACCGCCGACCGCAAGTACGCAGACCGGCTCTGGGCGGAAGTCGATGCGGTCTCGAAGTTCCCCGACTGGAACCCAAGGCACTTCCTCGACACGGCCGAGATGACGTTTGCGATGGCGATCGCGTACGACTGGCTCTTCGACACTTGGACGCCGGCGCAACGGGCGACTCTCCGCGGTGCGATCCTGAAGCTCGGGCTGGAACCGGCCCTGAAGATCTACCGGGCACCCAGCGGCGGTTTTGCCCGGATGGAGCACAACTGGAACCAGGTCTGTAACGGCGGCATCCTGACTGGTGCCCTGGCGATCTCCGAAGACGAACCCGCCGTCGCTGGCGAGATCCTCGAGCGCGCGATCGCGTCGCTGCCGCTGGCGATGGAGCACTTCGCCCCCGACGGCGCCTGGGGCGAAGGGCCCGGCTACTGGGATTACGCGACCGAGTACAACGTCTATGCCCTGGCCGCGCTGCGGACGGCCGTCGGTACCGACTATGGCCTGTCCGCCATGCAGGGGTTCTCGACCACCGGCGACGCCCCGCTCGCGTTTACCGGCCCGCTCGGCCTGACCTTCAACTACGCGGACGCCAAGCCCGGCTTCAGCGGCGCCCCGCAGCTTTTCTGGCTCGCGACGGCGTTCAACCAGCCCGACTACGCCGTCTTCCAATCCGGATACGCCAGCTCCAAGCCGACCGCGCTCGATGTGCTCTGGGGCGCAGCATGGATGGCCCGCGACCCGGGCATGAGCAACCGCCCGCTCGACCGCCTGTTCCGCACCGATCACGTCGCCTATCTCCGCAGCGCCTGGGATGACCCCAAAGCACTCTTCGTGGGCTTCAAAGGCGGCGACAATAAGGTCAACCACGGGCAGCTCGATCTCGGTTCGTTCGTCATCGATGCCCTCGGCCAGCGCTGGGCGATAGACCCCGGCCCCGACGACTACAACCGCCCCGGTTACTTCGGACCGAACCGCTGGCTCTTTTATCGTTGCCGCGCCGAGGGGAACAATTGCTTCATTCTGAACCCCGACGCCGAGCCCGACCAGTCGCCGATGGCCGTCGGCCCGATCGACCGGTTCTACAGCGATGCCGGCCGGGGTAGTGCCGTCGTTGACCTGACCGCCGCCTACGCCCGCCATGCCACCAGCGCCCGGCGGGGCCTGGCGATGCTCGACCGCAAGCAAGTCCTGATTCAGGACGAGATCAAAGCCGACAAGCCGTTCAAGTACGCTTGGTTTATGCATACCGGCGCGAAGGTCGCGATTGCCGCCGACGGCAAGACGGCCACGCTGACACAAGGCGGCCAGACGCTGACGGCCCGCCTCGTCGGCCCGGCGAATGCGAAGTTCACCGTAACCCAAGCCAGGCCCCTGCCGACCTCGCCTCCCGAGCCTCCCGCCGCCGTCCGCCCGATGCTCGGCAAAGTGACTGACCTTGCCGAGGTCCGCAAGCTGACGGTGCAGATCGACGGCGTCAGCGACCTTCAGGTCGCGGTGCTGCTGGAACCCGGCCCCGCCGCCGCCGCCGCCCCGCCGGCGTTGACGCCACTGTCGCAATGGCCGGGGGCGCTGCGTTGA
- a CDS encoding M24 family metallopeptidase, whose protein sequence is MQGKAIVSRAKAYLLARHQAVRAAMEQLNLNGMLLTTPADLSYLTDFTGDDSIGLITADRFYLVTDFRYREQATSEASWTELHVRDGDMADTLSKVLMASNAERIGFEANGATVGQIKAVERALAAAAKSGKKSTGGAIELVPVEDVMLTLRKVKDDHEIALIRKSVATAEEAYNAVRGEIKVGQTESYLAALLDFEMRCRGASASSFSTIVASGGHSALPHYRPAEKLVQKDNVLLVDWGAIVGGYASDLTRTLAIGNIPRKLKEAYKTVVEAQKAAIAFLRPGVTTMTADRAARDVIEKAGFGDYFGHGLGHGLGRQIHELPSMRQTGGDEELRPGMVVTVEPGIYIPGEGGVRIEDDVLITHSGCEVLSTLDRSYEANHIE, encoded by the coding sequence ATGCAGGGAAAAGCGATCGTATCCAGAGCTAAAGCCTACCTCCTGGCGCGCCATCAGGCAGTCCGCGCCGCCATGGAGCAACTAAACCTCAACGGCATGCTGTTGACGACGCCGGCCGATCTCTCTTATCTGACGGACTTTACAGGCGACGACTCGATCGGCCTCATCACCGCCGACCGTTTCTACCTCGTCACCGATTTTCGATATCGCGAGCAGGCGACCAGCGAAGCGAGCTGGACCGAATTGCACGTCCGCGACGGCGACATGGCCGACACGTTGTCCAAGGTCCTCATGGCGAGCAACGCCGAGCGGATCGGCTTCGAAGCCAATGGCGCAACGGTCGGGCAAATCAAAGCCGTCGAACGAGCTCTCGCCGCGGCGGCCAAAAGCGGAAAAAAGAGCACCGGCGGCGCGATCGAACTGGTGCCCGTTGAAGATGTCATGCTCACGCTTCGGAAGGTGAAAGACGATCACGAGATCGCACTGATCCGTAAGTCCGTCGCGACAGCCGAAGAGGCGTATAACGCCGTCCGGGGAGAGATTAAGGTTGGCCAGACTGAGTCCTATCTCGCGGCTCTGCTTGACTTTGAGATGCGATGCCGTGGCGCTAGCGCCTCGAGTTTCAGTACCATCGTGGCGTCGGGAGGCCACAGCGCTCTCCCCCACTACCGCCCCGCCGAGAAACTGGTTCAAAAAGACAATGTCCTGCTGGTTGACTGGGGCGCGATCGTCGGCGGCTACGCCTCGGACCTAACCCGGACACTGGCGATCGGCAACATCCCGCGTAAGCTGAAAGAGGCGTATAAGACTGTTGTCGAGGCTCAGAAGGCAGCGATCGCGTTCCTGCGGCCCGGCGTCACCACCATGACGGCCGACCGCGCGGCACGAGACGTCATTGAAAAGGCCGGCTTCGGCGATTACTTCGGTCATGGCCTCGGGCATGGGCTGGGCCGACAGATCCACGAACTGCCGTCTATGCGTCAGACCGGCGGCGATGAAGAACTTCGCCCCGGGATGGTGGTGACGGTCGAACCGGGAATCTACATTCCCGGCGAAGGTGGTGTGCGAATCGAGGATGATGTCCTGATCACGCACTCAGGTTGTGAGGTGCTCTCGACGCTCGATCGGAGCTACGAGGCGAATCATATTGAATGA
- a CDS encoding linear amide C-N hydrolase: MLRGKLSSCAFRALAAITILTGLPGAADACTRAVYFGKEGQTVTGRSMDWAHDTLSDLWIFPRGMARDGGLGEKSFKWTSKHGSVVAAIYNGGTADGMNEKGLVANLLYLAESEYAPVTDTRPAMVIAAWSQYVLDSFATVEEAVAELKKETFKMVPVASPEGKPGTVHLAISDATGDSAIFEYVKGKLVIHHGRQFQVMTNSPVYEQQIALNKYWEQIGGTVMLPGTNRAADRFARASFYINACNQTNDPREAVAAVFSVIRNCSVPRGISTPNQPNIASTIWRTVSDQKNRVYFYENTASPSPVWVKLAGIDFKEGSGARKLPMVGKLDLGGDQTANFEKAEPFKWLTPPTEK; the protein is encoded by the coding sequence ATGCTTCGCGGCAAACTTTCTTCGTGCGCCTTCAGAGCGTTAGCGGCGATCACCATTCTCACCGGCCTACCTGGCGCAGCCGACGCTTGCACCCGCGCCGTCTACTTCGGCAAGGAAGGCCAGACAGTCACCGGTCGGTCCATGGATTGGGCCCACGACACGCTGAGCGACCTGTGGATCTTTCCTCGCGGCATGGCTCGAGACGGCGGCCTGGGCGAGAAGTCGTTCAAGTGGACGAGCAAGCACGGCAGCGTAGTCGCCGCGATCTACAATGGCGGAACCGCCGACGGCATGAACGAAAAAGGCCTCGTCGCCAACCTGCTCTACCTGGCGGAGTCGGAATATGCCCCGGTCACCGATACCCGGCCGGCAATGGTCATCGCCGCTTGGAGTCAGTACGTGCTCGACAGCTTCGCGACGGTCGAAGAAGCGGTCGCCGAGTTGAAGAAGGAAACGTTCAAGATGGTGCCGGTCGCGTCTCCCGAAGGCAAACCGGGCACGGTTCACCTGGCGATCTCCGACGCCACCGGTGACTCGGCGATCTTCGAATACGTCAAGGGAAAGCTCGTCATCCACCACGGACGGCAGTTTCAGGTCATGACCAACTCACCGGTCTACGAACAACAGATCGCGCTGAACAAGTATTGGGAACAGATTGGCGGCACGGTGATGCTGCCCGGAACCAATCGGGCCGCCGACCGATTCGCCCGTGCATCGTTCTACATTAACGCCTGCAATCAGACGAACGATCCCCGCGAAGCGGTCGCGGCGGTCTTCAGCGTCATCCGCAACTGCAGCGTGCCCCGCGGCATCAGCACCCCGAACCAGCCGAACATCGCGTCGACCATCTGGCGGACAGTGAGCGACCAGAAGAACCGCGTCTACTTCTATGAGAACACCGCCAGCCCCAGCCCAGTCTGGGTGAAACTGGCAGGGATCGATTTCAAAGAGGGGTCCGGTGCCCGCAAGCTACCCATGGTCGGCAAGCTCGATCTCGGCGGCGACCAGACTGCGAACTTCGAAAAGGCCGAGCCGTTCAAATGGCTCACGCCACCGACGGAGAAGTGA